The Methanospirillum lacunae genome has a window encoding:
- the rfbF gene encoding glucose-1-phosphate cytidylyltransferase yields the protein MQVVILCGGLGTRLKEETEFRPKPMVPIGGRPILWHIMQLYSRFGHQEFILALGYKGDQIKEYFYHYELMNSDVSIEFGAESKMTFYPRHDEVAGWKVTLVDTGELSLKGARIKRIEKFVHDDLFLMTYGDGLSDLNLDQLITFHQSHGKMVTLTGVSPASQFGEMKIIGDQIVKFKEKPEVSTHYVNGGYYICNRKIFDYLTLDDLCDFETGLLELLAEKGELMIYRHSGKWACMDTLRDVQYLNHLWAENKAFWKVPPQ from the coding sequence ATGCAGGTCGTAATACTCTGTGGTGGTCTGGGGACCCGTCTTAAAGAAGAAACCGAATTTCGTCCAAAACCGATGGTTCCTATTGGAGGTAGACCAATTCTCTGGCATATCATGCAGTTATACTCCCGATTCGGACATCAGGAATTTATTTTAGCATTGGGTTATAAGGGGGATCAGATAAAAGAGTATTTCTATCATTATGAACTTATGAACTCCGATGTCTCCATAGAATTCGGAGCAGAGAGTAAGATGACCTTTTATCCCCGTCATGATGAGGTTGCCGGTTGGAAGGTTACTCTCGTTGATACCGGAGAATTAAGTTTGAAAGGTGCCCGTATTAAAAGAATTGAAAAGTTCGTACATGATGACCTCTTTCTTATGACCTATGGAGACGGCTTATCAGATCTCAATCTCGATCAGTTAATTACTTTCCATCAGTCTCATGGAAAGATGGTAACTCTGACCGGGGTCTCTCCAGCTTCCCAGTTCGGCGAGATGAAAATAATAGGGGATCAGATTGTGAAATTCAAGGAAAAACCTGAGGTATCAACTCATTATGTCAACGGAGGATATTATATTTGTAATCGGAAAATCTTCGATTATCTAACTTTGGATGATTTATGTGATTTTGAGACAGGATTATTAGAGTTACTTGCTGAAAAGGGAGAATTGATGATATATCGGCACTCAGGAAAATGGGCATGTATGGATACACTTCGTGATGTTCAATATTTAAATCACCTTTGGGCAGAAAATAAGGCATTCTGGAAGGTGCCCCCCCAGTGA
- the rfbC gene encoding dTDP-4-dehydrorhamnose 3,5-epimerase: MIFIETSISGVFIVELQRISDERGWFSRLYCAEELVKIMGNRHIAQINHSYTRTSGTIRGLHFQYPPKAEMKLIQCIRGKVFDVVVDIRTNSPTFLKWFGVILSEEEHKMIVIPEGCAHGFQVLSSNSELLYFHTNYYSPECEDGLSVMDPKIAIKWPIQIGEISERDLNHQYINSDFLGVIL, translated from the coding sequence ATGATCTTTATAGAGACATCAATTTCCGGCGTTTTTATTGTAGAATTACAACGCATATCAGATGAACGGGGATGGTTTTCACGTCTTTATTGTGCAGAAGAACTTGTAAAGATTATGGGTAACCGTCATATTGCTCAGATTAACCACTCTTATACCCGAACATCTGGTACTATACGCGGTCTGCATTTTCAGTATCCTCCAAAAGCTGAGATGAAGCTAATTCAGTGCATCAGGGGAAAGGTATTTGACGTAGTGGTCGATATCAGGACGAACTCGCCAACATTTTTGAAGTGGTTTGGGGTTATTCTATCAGAAGAGGAACACAAAATGATTGTCATTCCTGAGGGGTGTGCTCATGGGTTCCAAGTTTTATCAAGCAATTCAGAGCTCCTATATTTTCATACCAATTATTATTCACCAGAATGTGAGGACGGCCTTTCAGTTATGGATCCAAAAATTGCAATTAAGTGGCCGATTCAAATTGGAGAAATTTCAGAGCGGGATCTAAATCACCAGTATATTAACAGCGACTTTTTGGGGGTAATTTTATGA
- the rfbG gene encoding CDP-glucose 4,6-dehydratase, whose protein sequence is MTSPIDIFTGKKTFITGHTGFKGSWLTLWLSLIGSHVYGYSLPAAAESHYNIVGIKEYLHDELLADIRDRDILKKVLMEFRPDVIFHFAAQPLVTYGYLNPRETHDVNIMGTIALLEAIRENGQPVIVIIVTSDKCYAVEGRTSCFQESDRLGGSDPYSASKAAVEIICESYRCSYFTPEKLNEHQIALATVRAGNVIGGGDFASDRIIPDMFRSIVAKEPIILRNPQAIRPWQHVLEPLYGYLLLASTLLTTREETFCSAFNFGPDSNDCLTVQELIDRFIGAWPEKCAKPVVKSSDFHETPVLNLSVEKSRDILGWSPLWKNQQAIEKTANWYYDYLYNGNLVSSRSIQDIIEYMDLVK, encoded by the coding sequence GTGACCTCTCCTATTGATATATTTACCGGGAAAAAAACTTTTATTACCGGACATACCGGTTTTAAAGGATCATGGCTTACTCTATGGCTTTCCCTCATCGGTTCACATGTATATGGATATTCCTTACCTGCAGCTGCTGAATCCCATTATAATATAGTTGGAATTAAGGAATACTTACATGATGAACTATTGGCAGATATCAGAGATCGGGATATTCTTAAGAAAGTTCTTATGGAATTTCGTCCGGATGTAATCTTTCATTTTGCCGCTCAGCCTTTAGTCACCTATGGGTATCTTAATCCAAGAGAAACCCATGATGTGAATATTATGGGAACTATCGCTCTACTTGAGGCGATTAGAGAAAATGGGCAACCAGTCATAGTAATCATTGTAACCAGTGATAAGTGCTATGCGGTTGAAGGGAGAACTTCCTGCTTTCAGGAAAGTGACCGACTAGGGGGGTCAGATCCATATAGTGCCAGTAAGGCAGCAGTTGAGATCATCTGCGAATCTTATAGATGTTCATATTTTACTCCTGAAAAACTGAATGAACACCAAATTGCTCTTGCAACTGTCCGTGCAGGAAATGTCATTGGAGGTGGTGATTTTGCATCTGACCGAATTATCCCGGATATGTTTCGTTCCATTGTTGCAAAAGAACCGATAATTCTACGAAATCCACAAGCTATCAGACCATGGCAACATGTTCTTGAACCATTGTATGGATATCTGCTCCTAGCTAGTACACTTCTAACAACAAGGGAGGAGACATTCTGTTCGGCATTCAATTTTGGTCCTGATAGCAATGATTGTCTGACAGTTCAGGAATTAATAGATCGATTTATTGGGGCTTGGCCTGAGAAGTGTGCAAAACCTGTTGTGAAGTCATCTGATTTTCATGAAACACCTGTACTTAACCTTTCTGTTGAAAAAAGTCGCGATATTTTAGGATGGTCACCACTCTGGAAAAACCAACAAGCAATTGAGAAGACAGCGAATTGGTATTACGATTATCTCTACAACGGTAATCTGGTTTCTTCCAGATCAATTCAGGATATTATTGAATACATGGATCTGGTTAAATGA